From the Micromonospora lupini genome, one window contains:
- a CDS encoding sigma-70 family RNA polymerase sigma factor: MAGWERVLTDLVSTRGAALKRYAYLLCGNDSDAEDLVQDALVRAFTRPRREEIDNPEQYVRKAVLNLYLDRVRRRGVWRRVMPFTVAPDRTDDDSRAVDARHDLRTALLALTPRQRACVVLYYHVDLSIPEIAAHLGCAAGSVKRYLHDGRRRLAGLLDDDTREDDRAVR, from the coding sequence GTGGCCGGTTGGGAGCGAGTGCTGACGGACCTCGTCAGCACCAGAGGCGCGGCGCTGAAGCGCTACGCCTACCTGCTGTGCGGCAACGACAGCGACGCCGAAGACCTGGTGCAGGACGCGTTGGTGCGGGCGTTCACCCGGCCGCGACGCGAGGAGATCGACAACCCGGAGCAGTACGTCCGCAAGGCCGTCCTCAACCTCTACCTCGACCGGGTCCGCCGGCGCGGCGTGTGGCGGCGGGTGATGCCGTTCACGGTGGCACCGGACCGGACCGACGACGACTCACGTGCCGTCGATGCCCGACACGACCTACGGACGGCGCTCCTGGCGCTCACCCCACGACAACGGGCATGTGTCGTCCTCTATTACCACGTCGATCTATCCATTCCGGAAATCGCCGCGCACCTCGGCTGCGCCGCCGGCTCGGTGAAGCGCTACCTGCACGACGGGAGACGCCGCCTGGCCGGGCTGCTGGATGACGACACCAGGGAGGACGACCGTGCCGTCCGATGA
- a CDS encoding SEC-C metal-binding domain-containing protein yields MPTRDVLTKADLAELRRSALGTADPLGVAADIADAAGQGRLEDPDDAGDALTLAAEIARIRARPDAALRYADQALAAYPSADDPRAGVARALRARVMFQAGDRDDEAMAELTALRPLLLTQPDAPAYVSAALDAAGRSAIAERWLSEAVDTLLGERATAAGPASADPEVGPPDAPGVLFLLLQQRHRVRRDLNLPHDRQDDLADRLENQLVRRAAERQGSETDLLLWPRPEFDRLLAEHPELTDVYGPDWDAHRARLEKELVRLTGAGRSGLGVFRASVAGLDAFADRRDGDPADAAVRAGYAAEVSARPSARVPWPPERNDPCWCGSGLKYKKDCLPRSRS; encoded by the coding sequence GTGCCGACGAGAGACGTACTCACCAAGGCTGACCTCGCCGAACTCCGCCGCTCGGCGCTCGGGACTGCCGACCCGCTCGGCGTCGCCGCCGACATCGCCGACGCGGCCGGGCAGGGCCGGCTGGAGGATCCGGACGACGCCGGGGACGCGTTGACCCTGGCCGCCGAGATCGCCCGGATCCGGGCCCGGCCCGATGCCGCGCTGCGGTACGCGGACCAGGCGCTGGCGGCGTACCCGTCCGCAGACGATCCCCGAGCCGGAGTCGCCCGCGCGCTGCGGGCCCGGGTGATGTTCCAGGCCGGCGACCGCGACGACGAGGCGATGGCGGAGCTGACCGCGCTGCGCCCGTTGCTGCTCACGCAACCCGACGCGCCCGCCTACGTCAGCGCGGCGCTGGACGCCGCCGGCCGCTCGGCGATCGCCGAGCGATGGCTCAGCGAGGCGGTCGACACCCTGCTCGGCGAGCGCGCGACCGCCGCCGGGCCGGCGTCGGCCGACCCGGAGGTCGGTCCGCCGGACGCGCCAGGTGTGCTCTTCCTCCTCCTGCAACAGCGCCACCGGGTACGCCGGGACCTCAACCTGCCGCACGATCGGCAGGACGATCTGGCCGACCGCCTGGAGAACCAACTCGTCCGCCGGGCCGCCGAGCGTCAGGGAAGCGAAACGGATCTGCTGCTCTGGCCCCGGCCCGAGTTCGACCGTCTGCTCGCCGAACACCCCGAGCTGACCGACGTGTACGGGCCGGACTGGGACGCGCACCGGGCCCGGCTGGAGAAGGAGCTGGTCCGGCTGACGGGCGCCGGCCGGAGCGGGCTGGGCGTGTTCCGTGCGAGCGTGGCGGGACTGGACGCGTTCGCCGACCGACGCGACGGTGACCCGGCCGACGCGGCGGTCCGGGCCGGCTACGCGGCCGAGGTGTCGGCGCGACCCAGCGCGCGGGTTCCCTGGCCACCGGAGCGCAACGACCCGTGCTGGTGCGGCTCCGGCCTGAAGTACAAGAAGGACTGCCTACCGCGCTCGCGCAGTTGA
- a CDS encoding S8 family peptidase: MLRKTRWLLAVAVTATALTAVPGGTATAGPSGGALPGTPGTSASPTTHTVTLLTGDVVTVRSTGSGCPQATVRPVDANTVIRQTCGPDGHLHVLPARVESQIGSTLDPDLFDVTALIADGYDDETTANLPVIVQPATASARVAALGDVRSLPSIGAVAGHVPKKSPASAKLATNSLLAGAKKVWLDRKVHATALTGADERGKLDRNLGQIAAPEAWKAGYTGTGVRVAVLDTGADFTHPDLAGRVVERADFTAEGGDAVDHNGHGTHVASTIAGTGAAAHGQRRGVAPDAKLVIGKVLDDHGSGADSGIIAGMEWAAARADVINMSLGGSEADDGSDPLSLAVDGLSKQTGVLFVIAAGNSGAQISSPGSAASALTVGAVDRDDKLADFSSRGPLVNSHAAKPELVAPGVDIVAARAAGTNLQDPIDRYYESLSGTSMATPHVAGAAALLVQRHPDWTGEKIKAALVGASDPLTGIDPYAVGAGRLNAARALGGPTSGQPVVNLGTFAYPQSGTSETKLSWTGGSTPATTVLDLDVSIVNHDGQPVPRGAASLSTTRVTLKRGATAGATLRINRAALANRPGLYLATVTARTGHTVVASTPVSFFVEQPSYDVTIHTKPMPGLRDGAETWINLMVTNLTDPLLYYGGAGGTPGDTFTLRVPAGRYSVLGASIAYYVDSDVQETTLTAAGDLDVRGARTVTLDPAQARPVTATVDGVPTKPTRVDVTTFQTAVNGLSWWHQISGFGVPTAVRSTAIPKPTIGSRRTWAAVNMDSPAGTAKPYRYNLVHEYADGVPADPSFRVTRAEQARLARLDERFHQTDSPEMSTQLVRLGSTPDGVPVTQTYEGPMPPNRTSYLSPEIVWADEGVYGGLPAMEAPRQYLPGSRQSTVWARQPLHSDWYDDPTGANWSCATAPARTRGNLHVDMVSLTDQHQRADCLQGEAIGVKRTLSLYRNGTLVEERDGPAADFTVAQSMADYRLTLDVDTSLILPISTKVTTSWTFRSAGPDGTGSVPLPLLAVDYALPMDHDNHTVGGTAELAVRQAHGVRAQKVTSMQVWTSTDDGATWKAARVTGSGDGYRFELPKAASGQAVSLRVKAAANGGSGIDQTIIRAYHAG; encoded by the coding sequence ATGCTCAGGAAAACGCGCTGGCTGCTGGCCGTCGCCGTCACGGCCACGGCGCTCACCGCCGTGCCCGGCGGCACTGCCACAGCCGGTCCCAGCGGAGGAGCCCTGCCGGGCACACCCGGCACCTCCGCCAGCCCCACGACCCACACCGTCACCCTGCTCACCGGGGACGTGGTGACGGTCCGGAGCACCGGGTCGGGATGCCCGCAGGCCACGGTACGGCCCGTCGACGCGAACACAGTCATCCGCCAGACCTGCGGCCCGGACGGCCACCTGCACGTCCTGCCCGCCCGCGTCGAGTCCCAGATCGGCTCGACCCTCGACCCCGACCTCTTCGACGTCACCGCGCTGATCGCCGACGGGTACGACGACGAGACCACCGCCAACCTGCCGGTCATCGTGCAGCCCGCCACCGCGTCGGCCCGGGTGGCCGCGCTCGGCGACGTGCGGTCCCTGCCCAGCATCGGCGCGGTGGCCGGCCACGTACCCAAGAAGAGCCCGGCCAGCGCGAAGCTCGCGACCAACTCGCTGCTCGCCGGCGCGAAGAAGGTCTGGCTCGACCGCAAGGTCCACGCCACCGCCCTGACCGGCGCCGACGAGCGCGGAAAACTGGACCGCAACCTGGGCCAGATCGCCGCGCCGGAGGCGTGGAAGGCCGGCTACACAGGCACGGGCGTGCGGGTCGCGGTGCTCGACACCGGCGCCGACTTCACCCACCCCGACCTGGCCGGCCGGGTCGTCGAGCGGGCCGACTTCACCGCCGAGGGCGGTGACGCCGTCGACCACAACGGCCACGGTACGCACGTCGCGTCGACGATCGCCGGAACCGGGGCCGCCGCCCACGGCCAGCGTCGCGGCGTGGCGCCCGACGCCAAGCTGGTGATCGGCAAGGTCCTCGACGACCACGGCTCCGGCGCCGACTCCGGCATCATCGCCGGCATGGAGTGGGCCGCGGCCCGCGCCGACGTCATCAACATGAGCCTCGGCGGCAGCGAGGCCGACGACGGCAGCGACCCGCTCTCGCTGGCCGTGGACGGTCTCAGCAAGCAGACCGGTGTCCTCTTCGTCATCGCTGCGGGCAACAGCGGCGCGCAGATCTCCTCACCCGGCTCGGCCGCCAGCGCGCTCACCGTCGGCGCCGTCGACCGCGACGACAAACTCGCCGACTTCTCCAGCCGCGGACCGCTGGTGAACAGCCACGCCGCCAAGCCCGAGCTGGTCGCCCCGGGTGTCGACATCGTCGCCGCCCGTGCCGCCGGCACCAACCTCCAGGACCCGATCGACAGGTACTACGAGTCCCTCAGCGGCACGTCGATGGCGACCCCGCACGTGGCGGGCGCCGCCGCGCTGCTCGTCCAGCGGCACCCCGACTGGACCGGTGAGAAGATCAAGGCGGCCCTCGTCGGCGCGTCCGACCCGCTGACCGGCATCGACCCGTACGCCGTCGGGGCCGGCCGCCTCAACGCGGCCCGTGCCCTCGGCGGCCCCACCAGCGGCCAGCCGGTGGTCAACCTCGGCACGTTCGCGTACCCGCAGTCCGGCACCAGCGAGACGAAACTGAGCTGGACCGGCGGGTCCACCCCGGCCACGACGGTCCTCGACCTCGACGTGTCGATCGTCAACCACGACGGCCAGCCCGTGCCGCGCGGTGCGGCGTCGCTGTCGACGACCCGGGTGACCCTCAAGCGGGGAGCGACGGCGGGCGCGACGCTGCGGATCAACCGCGCGGCGCTGGCCAACCGGCCGGGTCTCTACCTGGCCACCGTCACCGCCCGCACCGGGCACACGGTGGTCGCGTCCACCCCGGTGAGCTTCTTCGTGGAGCAGCCGAGTTACGACGTGACGATCCACACGAAGCCGATGCCCGGCCTGCGGGACGGCGCGGAGACCTGGATCAACCTCATGGTCACCAACCTGACCGACCCACTGCTGTACTACGGCGGGGCCGGCGGCACACCCGGAGACACTTTCACCCTGCGGGTTCCGGCCGGCCGGTACTCGGTGCTCGGCGCTTCGATCGCCTACTACGTCGACAGCGACGTGCAGGAGACGACCCTCACCGCGGCGGGCGACCTGGACGTGCGCGGCGCCCGGACCGTGACCCTCGACCCGGCGCAGGCCCGGCCGGTCACGGCCACCGTCGACGGGGTCCCCACCAAGCCCACCCGGGTCGACGTCACCACCTTCCAGACCGCGGTGAACGGCCTGTCGTGGTGGCACCAGATCAGCGGGTTCGGGGTGCCGACGGCGGTCCGCAGCACGGCGATCCCGAAGCCGACCATCGGATCGCGGCGCACCTGGGCGGCAGTCAACATGGACTCACCGGCCGGCACCGCCAAGCCCTACCGCTACAACCTCGTGCACGAGTACGCCGACGGCGTGCCTGCCGACCCGTCGTTCCGGGTGACCAGGGCGGAGCAGGCCCGGCTGGCCCGCCTCGACGAGCGGTTCCACCAGACCGACTCACCGGAGATGTCCACCCAACTGGTCCGCCTGGGCTCGACCCCCGACGGGGTGCCGGTGACCCAGACCTACGAGGGCCCCATGCCGCCGAACCGGACGTCCTACCTCTCCCCGGAGATCGTCTGGGCCGACGAGGGCGTCTACGGCGGACTGCCGGCCATGGAGGCGCCGCGCCAGTACCTGCCGGGCAGCCGGCAGTCCACGGTCTGGGCGCGCCAGCCGCTGCACTCCGACTGGTACGACGACCCGACCGGTGCGAACTGGAGCTGCGCCACCGCACCGGCCCGCACCCGGGGCAACCTGCACGTCGACATGGTGTCGCTCACCGACCAGCACCAGCGCGCCGACTGCCTACAGGGCGAGGCGATCGGCGTGAAGCGCACGCTGTCGCTGTACCGCAACGGCACGCTGGTCGAGGAACGCGACGGACCCGCCGCCGACTTCACCGTCGCGCAGTCGATGGCCGACTACCGGTTGACCCTCGACGTCGACACCAGCCTCATCCTGCCGATCTCCACGAAGGTCACCACGTCGTGGACGTTCCGGTCGGCCGGGCCGGACGGGACCGGGAGCGTGCCGTTGCCGCTGCTCGCGGTCGACTACGCGCTGCCGATGGACCACGACAACCACACCGTCGGCGGGACCGCGGAACTGGCCGTCCGGCAGGCGCACGGCGTGAGGGCGCAGAAGGTGACGTCGATGCAGGTCTGGACCTCGACCGACGACGGGGCCACCTGGAAGGCCGCCCGGGTCACCGGCAGCGGCGACGGGTACCGGTTCGAGCTGCCGAAGGCCGCATCCGGGCAGGCCGTCTCGCTGCGCGTGAAGGCCGCCGCCAACGGTGGCAGCGGCATCGACCAGACCATCATCCGGGCGTACCACGCCGGCTGA
- a CDS encoding DUF2231 domain-containing protein — translation MPDTVNGLPLHPLVVHAVVVLLPLAAIGVAALAVRPSWRGRYGWLVVLIAALATAAIPLATSSGEGLERRVGDPGEHAQLGDTLLWFALPLLAAAVALVWLDRRGARPDGETAGSRRVSGPVAVVIAVLAVVVAVANLVQVYRVGDSGAKAVWGNVPAASAGHGDDD, via the coding sequence GTGCCCGACACCGTCAACGGACTGCCACTGCACCCGCTCGTCGTGCACGCCGTGGTGGTCCTCCTGCCGTTGGCCGCGATCGGCGTCGCCGCGCTGGCCGTCCGACCGTCCTGGCGGGGCCGCTACGGTTGGCTTGTCGTGCTGATCGCCGCGCTGGCCACGGCCGCGATCCCGCTCGCCACCTCAAGTGGTGAGGGCCTGGAGCGACGGGTCGGCGACCCGGGTGAGCACGCCCAACTGGGTGACACCCTGCTCTGGTTCGCGCTGCCGCTGCTGGCGGCGGCCGTCGCGCTGGTCTGGCTTGATCGCCGGGGTGCCCGGCCGGACGGGGAGACGGCCGGCTCCCGCCGCGTGTCCGGGCCGGTCGCGGTGGTGATCGCGGTGCTGGCCGTGGTCGTAGCGGTCGCGAACCTGGTGCAGGTCTACCGCGTGGGCGATTCCGGGGCGAAGGCGGTCTGGGGCAACGTGCCGGCCGCCTCCGCCGGACACGGTGACGACGACTGA
- a CDS encoding aldo/keto reductase, whose translation MAIPHLTAADGTSLPAIGLGTYRLNGAAGVDAIGQAIRAGYRLIDSAVNYENEGTVGRAARAAGGARDELVVTSKLPGRHHAFDEALTTIEESVYRTGLDRIDLYLIHWPNPKVDKYVQAWRALVEARERGLVRHIGLSNFLPEHIDRLVAETGVAPVVNQIEVHPYFPQQEAIDYHREHGILVQGWSPLGHGNDLQQHPTIVEIAAGHGISPAQAILAWHVARQVIPLPKAASPQRQIENLDVFDSKLTDAEIEAITALGRADGRLADQDPAVYEEF comes from the coding sequence ATGGCGATTCCCCACCTGACGGCAGCCGACGGCACCTCCCTGCCGGCGATCGGGCTCGGCACGTACCGGCTCAACGGCGCGGCGGGCGTCGACGCGATCGGTCAGGCGATCCGGGCGGGTTACCGGCTGATCGACTCGGCGGTGAACTACGAGAACGAGGGCACTGTCGGTCGGGCCGCCCGTGCGGCGGGCGGCGCACGCGACGAGTTGGTCGTCACGTCGAAGCTGCCGGGTCGGCACCACGCCTTCGACGAGGCGCTGACCACCATCGAGGAGAGTGTCTACCGGACCGGCCTGGACCGGATCGACCTCTACCTGATCCACTGGCCGAACCCCAAGGTCGACAAATACGTGCAGGCGTGGCGGGCGCTGGTCGAGGCGCGCGAGCGCGGGCTGGTCCGGCACATCGGGCTCTCCAACTTCCTGCCCGAGCACATCGACCGGCTGGTGGCCGAGACCGGGGTGGCCCCGGTGGTCAACCAGATCGAGGTGCACCCGTACTTCCCGCAGCAGGAGGCGATCGACTACCACCGGGAGCACGGGATCCTCGTACAGGGCTGGAGCCCGCTCGGGCACGGCAACGACCTCCAGCAGCACCCGACGATCGTGGAGATCGCGGCCGGCCACGGCATCAGCCCGGCGCAGGCCATCCTCGCCTGGCACGTGGCCCGCCAGGTCATCCCACTGCCCAAGGCCGCCTCCCCCCAGCGCCAGATCGAGAACCTGGACGTCTTCGACAGCAAGCTCACCGACGCGGAGATCGAGGCCATCACCGCTCTGGGCCGCGCGGACGGACGGCTCGCGGACCAGGACCCGGCGGTGTACGAGGAGTTCTGA
- a CDS encoding response regulator transcription factor encodes MESARPRLLLVEDDLALTALLGDLLAEEGYEVDVAGDGQSGLHHALSRDYSVLVVDRGLPALDGLGLVTRLRARGVTCPVLLLTARGALNDRVEGLDAGAEDYLVKPFDVAELLARLRALRRRHQDAAGRLPLGRRRWLDVGNRRVLDDDGEIPLSAREFAVLRALAGRPTKIFTRAELLTTAFDHADAPGTVDACVHHLRRKLGRGAIRTVHGLGYRIGTG; translated from the coding sequence GTGGAGAGTGCCCGCCCGCGCCTGCTGCTGGTCGAGGACGACCTCGCGCTGACCGCCCTGCTCGGCGATCTGCTCGCCGAGGAGGGGTACGAGGTCGACGTGGCCGGTGACGGGCAGAGCGGCCTGCACCACGCCCTGTCCCGCGACTACTCCGTCCTGGTGGTCGACCGAGGGCTGCCCGCGCTGGACGGGCTGGGGCTGGTCACCCGGTTGCGGGCGCGGGGCGTGACCTGCCCGGTGCTGCTGCTCACCGCCCGGGGCGCGCTGAACGACCGGGTGGAGGGGCTCGACGCCGGCGCCGAGGACTACCTGGTCAAACCCTTCGACGTGGCCGAGTTGCTGGCCCGGTTGCGGGCACTGCGTCGTCGGCACCAGGACGCTGCGGGCCGGCTGCCGCTGGGGCGGCGGCGCTGGCTGGACGTGGGGAACCGGCGAGTGCTCGACGACGACGGGGAGATTCCGCTCTCCGCCCGCGAGTTCGCCGTGCTGCGCGCCCTCGCGGGCCGACCGACGAAAATCTTCACGCGGGCGGAACTGCTGACCACCGCCTTCGACCACGCCGATGCCCCGGGGACCGTCGACGCCTGCGTCCATCACCTGCGCCGCAAGCTCGGTCGAGGGGCCATCCGTACCGTGCACGGACTCGGCTACCGGATCGGCACGGGCTGA
- a CDS encoding sensor histidine kinase, whose amino-acid sequence MAEDTDDPPPGEFLARRAAGSEAVEVTGSAPPELVRVLGDAVGRQPGRFDTDAGDDHPVRVLVAHRPDGSRWAVAADLAPLRQRQGQLGIALLVAELAGLAGALVAATLLARRAVAPLATALTLQRRFVADASHELRTPLTVLHTRAQLLARRSRTQPAAQLTDQLDQLVADTRSLGDVVDDLLVSAAAEHQPPPATAVDLAEVAREVVATMEAYAQERKVELRVETFGEAPVRGARTSLRRAVTALVDNAIGHVAAGGHVTVTVRRSADRVAVEVDDDGVGLDPAEADGLFDRFAHGSAGTGRRFGLGLALVQQVARAHHGAIEVTGTPGQGATFNLLLPTGSGVQELRKKPAIS is encoded by the coding sequence ATGGCCGAGGACACCGACGACCCGCCACCCGGCGAGTTCCTTGCCCGCAGGGCAGCCGGATCGGAAGCCGTCGAGGTGACCGGGAGCGCGCCGCCGGAGCTGGTCCGGGTCCTCGGTGACGCGGTGGGACGGCAACCGGGGCGATTCGACACCGACGCGGGTGACGACCATCCGGTACGGGTGCTGGTCGCCCACCGGCCGGACGGGAGCCGGTGGGCGGTCGCCGCGGACCTCGCCCCGCTACGTCAACGCCAGGGGCAGCTCGGCATCGCGCTGCTCGTGGCCGAGTTGGCTGGCCTGGCCGGCGCACTGGTCGCCGCCACGTTGCTCGCCCGCCGGGCGGTCGCGCCCCTGGCCACCGCGCTGACCCTGCAACGCCGTTTCGTCGCGGACGCCTCGCACGAACTGCGCACCCCGCTCACCGTTCTGCACACCCGCGCACAGTTGTTGGCCCGCCGGTCCCGGACGCAGCCGGCGGCGCAGCTCACCGACCAGCTCGACCAACTCGTGGCGGACACCCGGTCCCTCGGTGACGTGGTCGACGACCTGCTGGTGTCCGCCGCCGCCGAACATCAGCCGCCACCGGCCACGGCCGTTGACCTGGCCGAGGTGGCCCGCGAGGTGGTCGCGACCATGGAGGCGTACGCCCAGGAGCGGAAGGTCGAGCTGCGCGTGGAGACCTTCGGGGAGGCGCCGGTACGCGGTGCGCGCACGTCGCTGCGCCGGGCGGTGACCGCCCTGGTCGACAACGCCATCGGGCATGTGGCCGCCGGCGGGCACGTCACCGTGACAGTGCGACGGAGTGCTGATCGGGTGGCCGTCGAGGTCGACGACGACGGTGTGGGCCTCGACCCGGCCGAGGCGGACGGGCTCTTCGACCGCTTCGCGCACGGCAGCGCCGGTACGGGCCGCCGGTTCGGGCTGGGCCTGGCGCTCGTGCAGCAGGTCGCACGCGCTCACCACGGGGCGATCGAGGTGACTGGCACCCCCGGCCAGGGCGCCACCTTCAACCTGCTGCTGCCGACCGGGTCGGGCGTGCAAGAACTTCGCAAGAAACCGGCAATATCGTGA
- a CDS encoding phosphocholine-specific phospholipase C — translation MGTVDRRTFLKAMGVPAIGAALPLDLSKALAIPANNRTGSINDVEHVIILMQENRSFDHYFGSMRGVRGFGDPHPATLPSGKDVWHQPNGADELLPFRPEVEDLGQTFLPDPPHGWNDGHAAWNDGRFDRWVPNKGVTAMTYHTRQDLPYHYALADAFTVCDSYHCSLMGPTDPNRYHMWSGWVGNDGRGGGPVITNAEAGYDWSTYPERLERNGISWKIYQDVGTGLNAAGSWGWTNDPYIGNYGDNSLLYFHKYQNAQPGTPLADRAKTGTEIRTQGRDPEALLADFRADVEAGRLPQVSWITAPEAYTEHPNWGPAFGAWYISQVIDILAAHPEVWSKMALFITYDEEGGFFDHVVPPTPPQTREHGQSTVPITNEIFPGDADHPAGPYGLGVRVPMIIVSPWTRGGYVNSQVFDHTSLIKFLETRFGHGRPDLIEKNITPWRRAVVGDLTTAFDFRHPNRSRQVTLPNTDDFKPDDLVRHPDEVPVPPVDGRLPRQERGVRPARAIPYTLHADGHVADGAFRIDFRNTGGAAAVLQVRQAGSADAPRSYTVEPGKRLSDTWTVGSSHDLSVHGPNGFYRRFAGGLSHVDVTASYDEHTHKVVLTLGNRGAKRVEVTVRDGYHSRPVTLSLRPGETERATWALTRTHGWYDLTLTVAGDAGFAYRYAGHVENGKDSISDPSLGGLV, via the coding sequence ATGGGCACGGTGGATCGCCGTACGTTCCTCAAGGCAATGGGAGTTCCCGCGATCGGCGCGGCGCTTCCGCTGGATCTCAGCAAGGCGCTCGCCATTCCGGCGAACAATCGGACCGGCTCGATCAACGACGTCGAGCACGTGATCATCCTCATGCAGGAGAATCGGTCATTCGACCACTACTTCGGCAGCATGCGGGGCGTACGCGGCTTCGGTGACCCGCATCCGGCGACGCTGCCGTCCGGCAAGGACGTGTGGCACCAGCCCAACGGCGCCGACGAGTTGCTGCCCTTCCGCCCCGAGGTGGAGGACCTCGGCCAGACCTTCCTGCCCGACCCGCCGCACGGCTGGAACGACGGGCACGCCGCCTGGAACGACGGCCGGTTCGACAGGTGGGTGCCCAACAAGGGCGTCACCGCGATGACGTACCACACCCGCCAGGATCTGCCCTACCACTACGCGCTCGCCGACGCCTTCACCGTCTGCGACAGCTACCACTGCTCGCTGATGGGGCCGACCGACCCGAACCGCTACCACATGTGGAGCGGCTGGGTCGGCAACGACGGCAGGGGCGGCGGCCCGGTCATCACCAACGCGGAGGCCGGTTACGACTGGTCGACGTACCCGGAGCGGTTGGAGCGCAACGGCATCTCCTGGAAGATCTACCAGGACGTCGGCACCGGCCTGAACGCCGCCGGCTCCTGGGGCTGGACCAACGATCCCTACATCGGCAACTACGGCGACAACTCGCTGCTCTACTTCCACAAGTACCAGAACGCGCAGCCCGGAACGCCGCTCGCGGATCGCGCCAAGACCGGCACCGAGATCCGCACCCAGGGCCGCGACCCGGAGGCGCTGCTCGCCGACTTCCGGGCCGACGTCGAGGCGGGACGCCTGCCGCAGGTCTCCTGGATCACCGCGCCCGAGGCGTACACCGAGCACCCGAACTGGGGACCGGCGTTCGGCGCGTGGTACATCTCGCAGGTCATCGACATCCTCGCCGCGCACCCCGAGGTGTGGAGCAAGATGGCGCTCTTCATCACGTACGACGAGGAGGGCGGCTTCTTCGACCACGTGGTCCCGCCGACGCCTCCGCAGACGCGCGAGCACGGGCAGTCGACAGTGCCGATCACCAACGAGATCTTCCCCGGCGACGCGGACCACCCGGCCGGGCCGTACGGCCTCGGCGTCCGCGTTCCGATGATCATCGTGTCGCCGTGGACGCGCGGCGGCTACGTCAACTCCCAGGTCTTCGACCACACCTCGCTGATCAAGTTCCTGGAGACGCGGTTCGGGCACGGCCGGCCGGACCTGATCGAGAAGAACATCACCCCGTGGCGACGCGCAGTCGTCGGCGACCTGACCACGGCCTTCGACTTCCGACACCCGAACCGGTCGCGCCAGGTGACGCTGCCGAACACCGACGACTTCAAGCCCGACGACCTCGTCCGGCACCCCGACGAGGTGCCGGTGCCTCCGGTCGACGGGCGGTTGCCTCGGCAGGAGCGCGGGGTACGTCCGGCGCGGGCGATCCCGTACACCCTGCACGCCGACGGCCACGTCGCCGACGGCGCGTTCCGGATCGACTTCCGCAACACCGGCGGCGCTGCCGCCGTACTCCAGGTCCGCCAGGCCGGCAGCGCGGACGCCCCGCGCAGCTACACGGTCGAGCCGGGCAAGCGCCTCTCGGACACCTGGACTGTCGGTTCGTCCCACGACCTGTCGGTGCACGGGCCGAACGGCTTCTACCGCCGCTTCGCGGGCGGCCTGTCGCACGTCGACGTCACCGCCTCGTACGACGAGCACACCCACAAGGTCGTCCTCACGCTGGGCAACAGGGGTGCGAAGCGGGTCGAGGTGACTGTCCGGGACGGGTACCACTCCCGGCCGGTCACGCTGTCGCTGCGGCCCGGCGAGACCGAGCGGGCGACGTGGGCGCTCACCCGCACCCACGGCTGGTACGACCTGACTCTCACCGTCGCGGGTGACGCCGGCTTCGCGTACCGCTACGCCGGTCACGTCGAGAACGGCAAGGACAGCATCAGCGACCCGTCCCTCGGCGGACTCGTCTGA
- a CDS encoding DUF2231 domain-containing protein → MFEEFMGIPAHPLVLHAAVVFVPLLALLTIGYALVPLVRPHTRWVLGLLAVGAPICALLAKFSGDAFFERLRSANRVTPEFLPKLEAHQHFGDLTLYAAIGLAVVALALVWFVPPRTAEGVRPGRTLTVALQVLSLLAAGTAVYYVVRTGDSGAKAVWEGQ, encoded by the coding sequence ATGTTCGAGGAGTTCATGGGCATCCCCGCCCACCCACTCGTGCTGCACGCCGCTGTCGTGTTCGTGCCGCTGCTGGCTCTCCTGACGATCGGTTACGCGCTCGTCCCGCTGGTCCGACCGCACACACGCTGGGTGCTGGGCCTGCTCGCCGTGGGCGCACCGATCTGCGCGCTGCTGGCGAAGTTCTCCGGTGACGCCTTCTTCGAGCGCTTGCGCTCGGCCAACCGGGTCACGCCCGAGTTCCTCCCGAAGCTGGAGGCGCACCAGCACTTCGGTGACCTCACCCTCTATGCGGCGATCGGGCTGGCGGTCGTGGCGCTGGCCCTGGTCTGGTTCGTCCCGCCCCGAACCGCCGAGGGTGTCCGCCCCGGTCGGACGCTGACCGTGGCGTTGCAGGTGTTGTCGCTGCTGGCCGCCGGTACTGCCGTCTACTACGTGGTCCGCACCGGCGACTCCGGCGCGAAGGCGGTCTGGGAGGGCCAGTAA